Proteins from a genomic interval of Verrucomicrobium sp.:
- a CDS encoding YihY/virulence factor BrkB family protein produces the protein MPPSFRWRPRKGSFPAEAWAVLRETARKWIADDAPTHAAAISYYAIFAVAPVLIVAIAIAIPILGQREAERGVFSQAQQWMGTAGDTRLFHTAVKHASHPGANFVAAALGVGALLFGSNGIFLQLHRSLNRIWNVPREDAAGLGQSLRRRGLALLMVIVIGFLFLASLLISTGLSASRVYGVPLLGSQAWHTFAGVAESITALGTFTLLFGLLFKMLPDVALEWRDVLPGAFLAALLFDVGKLAIGAWLGRSPIGSSFGAAGSMALFLLWFFYGALIALFGAEFTCVDSTRRRKHRGDPPPALRKRAK, from the coding sequence ATGCCCCCTTCGTTCCGCTGGCGCCCGCGCAAGGGCTCCTTCCCCGCCGAGGCCTGGGCCGTCCTCCGGGAGACGGCCCGCAAATGGATCGCCGACGACGCGCCGACCCACGCCGCCGCGATCTCCTACTACGCCATCTTCGCCGTCGCCCCCGTCCTTATCGTCGCCATCGCCATCGCCATCCCCATCCTGGGCCAGCGGGAGGCGGAGCGCGGGGTCTTTTCCCAGGCCCAGCAATGGATGGGGACGGCCGGGGACACCCGCCTTTTCCACACCGCGGTAAAACACGCCAGCCACCCGGGGGCCAACTTCGTCGCCGCCGCCCTGGGCGTCGGCGCGCTGCTCTTCGGCTCCAACGGAATCTTCCTTCAACTTCACCGCTCCCTCAACCGCATCTGGAACGTCCCCCGGGAGGACGCGGCGGGCCTGGGCCAGTCCCTGCGGCGGCGCGGCCTGGCGCTGCTCATGGTCATCGTCATCGGCTTCCTTTTCCTGGCCTCCCTCCTCATCAGCACCGGCCTCTCCGCCTCCCGCGTCTACGGCGTCCCCCTTCTGGGCAGCCAGGCATGGCACACCTTCGCCGGGGTGGCGGAAAGCATCACCGCCCTGGGCACCTTCACCCTCCTCTTCGGCCTCCTCTTCAAGATGCTGCCGGACGTGGCCCTGGAATGGCGGGACGTCCTGCCCGGCGCCTTCCTGGCCGCCCTCCTCTTCGACGTGGGCAAGCTCGCCATCGGCGCCTGGCTGGGGCGCAGCCCCATCGGCTCCAGCTTCGGCGCGGCGGGCTCGATGGCCCTCTTCCTCCTTTGGTTCTTCTACGGCGCGCTCATCGCCCTCTTCGGCGCGGAGTTCACCTGCGTCGACTCCACCCGCCGGAGGAAACACCGCGGGGACCCCCCCCCGGCCCTCCGGAAACGCGCCAAGTAG